One part of the Truepera radiovictrix DSM 17093 genome encodes these proteins:
- a CDS encoding ABC transporter substrate-binding protein, translating to MKHLLALSTLLFAASAVGAPPPQQGGEITVAIVVEPPGWDPTVSNSQEINRVTYGNVYEGLVMLNRHGEITPGLAESWEVSEDGLSWTFTLREGVTFHDGSTFTAEDVLAKFERARDPDAGHTHPEYYTAIDTVSAEGNTVTFTLTHPSASLLYNLARPSSIIYPAGTEETQRTAPVGTGPFRFAEWVRGSEVRLERFDDYHGESAYLDAVTFRIIEDPSAQLAALQAGDIDMVGVALSPENALQVQADPNLKLTEGSATTEITLAMNNAREPLSDLRVRQAITHAIDKQAIIEGALFGFGTPIGTHASPIEPYFIDVEPYPYDPERARELLAEAGFEDGLTLTFELPPYPIERRVGEVIAQQLADVGITANVTNVEWTTWLERIFTNADYELTIIGHSEPRDIGIYGNPEYYFRYNNRDVQALLEQAERAVDETERNELLKEVAQRIADEAVNVWVLSPPYLVAARADLYGFWEDQPTPAINLTEAYLAQP from the coding sequence ATGAAACACCTTCTAGCGCTCTCTACGCTTCTTTTCGCCGCGTCCGCCGTGGGCGCTCCCCCACCCCAGCAGGGCGGCGAGATCACGGTGGCGATCGTCGTCGAACCCCCCGGTTGGGACCCGACGGTCTCCAACTCGCAGGAGATCAACCGCGTCACCTACGGCAACGTCTACGAAGGGCTGGTGATGCTGAACCGCCACGGTGAGATCACACCCGGGCTCGCCGAGTCGTGGGAGGTGTCCGAAGACGGCCTCAGCTGGACCTTTACCCTGCGCGAAGGGGTCACCTTTCACGATGGCAGCACCTTTACGGCCGAAGACGTCCTCGCCAAGTTCGAGCGGGCGCGTGACCCCGACGCAGGCCACACCCACCCCGAGTACTACACGGCGATCGACACCGTGAGCGCCGAGGGCAACACGGTGACCTTTACCCTCACCCACCCCTCCGCGAGCCTCCTTTACAACCTCGCGCGGCCCTCCTCGATCATCTACCCCGCGGGCACCGAAGAGACGCAGCGAACCGCCCCCGTCGGCACGGGGCCCTTCCGCTTCGCCGAGTGGGTGCGCGGCAGCGAGGTGCGCCTAGAGCGCTTTGACGACTACCACGGCGAAAGCGCCTACCTAGACGCTGTGACCTTTCGCATCATCGAAGACCCCAGCGCGCAGCTCGCCGCGCTCCAAGCGGGCGACATCGACATGGTGGGCGTCGCGCTGAGCCCCGAGAACGCGCTGCAGGTGCAGGCCGACCCCAACCTTAAACTCACCGAGGGTTCGGCGACGACCGAGATCACCCTGGCGATGAATAACGCCCGCGAACCCTTAAGCGACCTGCGGGTGCGCCAAGCGATAACCCACGCCATCGACAAGCAAGCCATCATCGAGGGGGCGCTTTTCGGTTTCGGCACCCCCATCGGCACGCACGCCAGCCCCATCGAGCCCTACTTTATCGACGTCGAGCCCTACCCGTACGACCCCGAGCGCGCCCGCGAACTGCTCGCCGAAGCGGGGTTCGAGGATGGCCTCACGCTCACCTTCGAGCTCCCCCCCTACCCCATCGAGCGCCGCGTCGGCGAGGTCATCGCGCAGCAGCTCGCCGACGTGGGTATCACCGCGAACGTCACCAACGTCGAGTGGACGACCTGGCTCGAGCGCATCTTTACGAACGCCGACTATGAACTCACCATCATCGGCCACTCCGAACCGCGCGACATCGGCATCTACGGCAACCCCGAGTACTACTTCCGCTACAACAACCGCGACGTGCAGGCGCTTTTGGAGCAGGCCGAACGCGCGGTGGACGAAACCGAACGAAACGAGCTCTTAAAGGAGGTCGCGCAACGCATCGCCGACGAAGCGGTCAACGTCTGGGTGCTGAGCCCGCCCTACCTGGTGGCGGCGCGGGCCGACCTGTACGGCTTCTGGGAGGACCAACCGACGCCCGCGATCAACCTCACCGAGGCGTACCTCGCCCAACCCTAA
- a CDS encoding branched-chain amino acid transaminase: MTVPLTEKSAPASTSALDAGLIWFEGELVPAAEAKVSVLTHALHYGTSVFEGIRAYKTARGPAVFRLPEHSQRLIDSAKIIGMPVPYSADEINHAVLETIRHNGRDACYIRPLLWYGAESLGVNPGRNRVHFMVATLPWGVYLGEEAIREGAKLVTSSWRRSPGDVMPTKSKAGGNYINSVLANQEARGSGFDEALLLDKEGFVAEGSGENIFFLKGGTLYPIAHSVNLRGITRDTVIKIAEWMGTPVVPTMATRDELYTADEVFMVGTAAEVTPVSSIDRRPIGTGKAGEFSLKMRETYLKVVSGEVPEFDHWLSYVNG; this comes from the coding sequence ATGACCGTACCCCTAACCGAGAAGAGCGCTCCTGCGAGCACCTCGGCTTTAGACGCCGGCCTTATCTGGTTTGAAGGCGAACTCGTCCCCGCCGCCGAAGCCAAGGTGTCGGTGCTCACGCACGCGCTTCACTACGGCACCAGCGTCTTCGAGGGCATCCGCGCCTACAAGACGGCGCGCGGCCCGGCCGTCTTTCGCCTGCCCGAGCACTCGCAGCGCCTTATCGACTCGGCCAAGATCATCGGCATGCCCGTGCCCTATAGCGCCGACGAGATCAACCACGCGGTGCTCGAGACCATCCGTCACAACGGCCGCGACGCCTGCTATATCCGGCCGCTCCTCTGGTACGGCGCCGAGTCTTTGGGCGTCAACCCCGGCAGAAACCGCGTGCACTTTATGGTCGCAACCCTCCCCTGGGGCGTGTACCTGGGCGAAGAGGCGATCCGCGAGGGCGCCAAGCTCGTCACCAGCTCGTGGCGCCGGAGCCCTGGCGACGTCATGCCCACGAAGTCCAAAGCGGGGGGCAACTACATCAACTCGGTTCTGGCCAACCAAGAGGCGCGCGGGAGCGGTTTTGATGAGGCGCTCTTACTCGACAAAGAGGGGTTCGTCGCCGAGGGCTCCGGCGAGAACATCTTCTTCCTCAAGGGCGGCACCCTCTACCCCATCGCGCACTCGGTCAACCTGCGCGGCATCACCCGCGACACGGTCATCAAGATCGCCGAGTGGATGGGCACCCCCGTGGTGCCGACGATGGCGACCCGCGACGAGCTCTACACCGCCGACGAGGTCTTTATGGTCGGCACCGCCGCCGAGGTCACACCGGTCTCCTCCATCGACCGCCGCCCCATCGGCACCGGCAAAGCGGGCGAGTTCTCGCTCAAGATGCGCGAAACCTACCTCAAGGTGGTGAGCGGCGAGGTGCCCGAGTTCGACCACTGGCTGAGCTACGTCAACGGTTAG
- a CDS encoding DJ-1/PfpI family protein encodes MTPTPPKRRTVGIVIFDDVEVLDFCGPFEVFSVARPPGREEDEARLFDVVTLAATPEVVRARYGLRVVPDHTLDDHPPLDLVVIPGGRGTRRERRNGALLRWLKQQHARAELTASVCTGAFLLAECGLLDGRRATTHWGSVQAMRDRYPQVAVAEDARFVDEGRVLTAAGISAGIDLALYLVAKLHGAEVAAWTARHMEYDWNPAFAAEGA; translated from the coding sequence ATGACCCCTACCCCCCCCAAGCGCCGAACGGTCGGTATCGTGATCTTCGACGACGTCGAGGTGCTCGACTTCTGCGGTCCCTTCGAGGTCTTTTCGGTCGCCCGCCCCCCCGGCCGCGAGGAGGACGAGGCGCGGCTCTTTGACGTCGTGACGCTTGCGGCGACGCCGGAGGTGGTGCGCGCGCGCTACGGGTTGCGGGTCGTCCCCGACCACACCCTCGACGACCACCCCCCTTTAGACCTCGTGGTCATCCCCGGCGGGCGCGGGACGCGGCGCGAGCGGCGTAACGGCGCCCTACTTCGGTGGCTCAAGCAGCAGCACGCGCGCGCGGAGCTCACCGCGAGCGTCTGCACGGGCGCCTTTTTGCTCGCCGAGTGCGGGCTACTCGATGGCCGGCGTGCCACCACGCACTGGGGGAGCGTGCAGGCGATGCGCGACAGGTACCCGCAGGTCGCGGTCGCCGAGGACGCGCGCTTCGTCGACGAGGGCCGCGTCCTGACCGCAGCGGGCATCTCGGCGGGGATCGACCTCGCCCTCTACCTCGTCGCCAAGCTGCACGGCGCCGAGGTCGCCGCCTGGACGGCGCGGCACATGGAGTACGACTGGAACCCCGCGTTCGCCGCCGAGGGGGCCTAG
- a CDS encoding SDR family oxidoreductase, translating to MALSLRDRRLLVTGGAQGIGLATVAYLLRCGARVAAADRDEEALAELRARHPEVYAQRSDVSDEPSVAALMAAVSAHLGGLDGLVNNAGVMVSAPLEALSLSAWEAVLGTNLTGAFLCVKHALPHLRAAYGATRGGPEPVSSAVVNVASTRALMSEPDTEAYAASKGGLVALTHALAISLGPAVRVNCVSPGWIEVGALKKRAARTPPEHRPEDHAQHPVGRVGTPEDVAAAVAYLLSPESGFVTGQNLVVDGGMTRKMIYV from the coding sequence GTGGCCCTGTCCCTGCGCGATCGGCGCCTCCTCGTCACCGGCGGCGCCCAGGGTATCGGGTTGGCGACGGTCGCGTATCTGCTGCGCTGCGGCGCCCGCGTCGCCGCCGCCGACCGCGACGAGGAGGCGCTGGCGGAGCTTCGCGCGCGTCACCCCGAGGTCTACGCGCAGCGCTCTGACGTCTCGGACGAACCGTCGGTCGCCGCACTCATGGCGGCGGTGAGCGCGCACCTAGGCGGGCTAGACGGTCTGGTGAATAACGCCGGCGTGATGGTGAGCGCCCCCCTCGAAGCGCTCAGCTTGAGCGCGTGGGAGGCGGTGCTCGGCACGAACCTCACGGGTGCCTTTTTGTGCGTGAAACACGCCCTGCCGCACCTTCGGGCGGCCTACGGAGCGACCCGTGGTGGCCCCGAACCGGTGAGCAGCGCCGTCGTCAACGTCGCGTCGACGCGCGCGCTGATGTCCGAACCCGACACCGAAGCCTACGCCGCCTCCAAGGGGGGGCTCGTCGCGCTGACCCACGCGCTCGCCATCTCGCTCGGCCCCGCCGTGCGCGTCAACTGCGTGAGCCCGGGGTGGATCGAGGTGGGCGCGCTTAAAAAGCGCGCCGCGCGCACGCCCCCCGAGCACCGTCCGGAGGACCACGCGCAGCACCCCGTCGGGCGCGTCGGCACGCCCGAGGACGTCGCCGCGGCGGTGGCGTACCTGCTGTCGCCAGAGAGCGGGTTCGTCACCGGCCAGAACCTGGTGGTCGACGGGGGGATGACCCGCAAGATGATCTACGTCTAG
- a CDS encoding GNAT family N-acetyltransferase: MQRGTAYLTMLHAANDRGALTVLLDALAEHLRPQGVRALIGPTHLLPHLGGGVLVSHWHRPPPTDTPYAPPYLGEHLGALMVPLGEARLVELEVPAAHPGPPPAGALELAPLALERLAGDLLPLFRAAVAPSPALSPPDAAEVAAALRWWEPRRPFGYLALAGGAPVGFALLYEDPAARPVRCGRLLGGVAPAARGRGVGRALLGSALAAARARGWARLSVGPVPTTSAAEAFLRACGGVPEGRYTLYQAAL; this comes from the coding sequence GTGCAAAGGGGCACCGCCTACCTGACGATGCTGCACGCCGCCAACGACCGCGGTGCGTTGACCGTTTTGCTCGACGCCCTGGCCGAGCACCTGCGCCCGCAGGGGGTGCGGGCGCTCATCGGCCCGACCCACCTGCTGCCCCACTTGGGCGGCGGGGTGCTCGTCAGCCACTGGCACCGGCCGCCGCCCACCGACACCCCTTACGCGCCCCCCTACCTGGGCGAGCACTTGGGCGCGCTGATGGTGCCTCTTGGCGAGGCGCGCCTCGTCGAGCTCGAGGTGCCCGCCGCGCACCCAGGCCCCCCGCCCGCGGGGGCGCTCGAGCTCGCGCCGCTGGCGCTCGAGCGGCTGGCGGGCGACCTGCTCCCCCTCTTTCGCGCGGCGGTCGCCCCCTCACCGGCGCTCTCCCCCCCGGACGCGGCCGAAGTAGCGGCGGCCCTGAGGTGGTGGGAACCCCGCCGCCCCTTCGGCTATCTCGCCCTTGCCGGTGGGGCACCGGTCGGTTTCGCCCTCCTCTACGAGGACCCCGCGGCGCGCCCCGTCCGGTGCGGCCGCCTCCTCGGGGGTGTCGCGCCCGCGGCGAGGGGGCGGGGCGTCGGGCGCGCGCTTTTAGGGAGCGCGTTAGCGGCGGCCCGCGCGCGCGGCTGGGCGCGCCTCAGCGTCGGCCCCGTACCCACGACGTCGGCCGCCGAGGCCTTTTTGAGGGCGTGTGGCGGCGTGCCGGAGGGACGCTACACCCTCTACCAGGCGGCGCTCTAG
- the proS gene encoding proline--tRNA ligase translates to MTKTKQRGLTPQHEDFSAWYNEVVYKADLADLSPVRGSIIVKPYGYAIWENIQRHLDAMFKATGHENLYFPLLIPTSFFEREADHVEGFSPELAVVTHAGGKALEEPLAIRPTSETIIGEAYSKWIQSYRDLPLLYNQWCNVLRWELRTRPFLRTTEFLWQEGHTAHATAEEAMAETRQMLEIYAEFAERYGALPVFRGEKTPGERFAGAQNTYTIEAMMRDGKALQAGTSHYMGDNFARAFNITFNDVNNQQAFVHTTSWGLSWRFIGALIMTHGDDKGLILPPPLAPHQVVVVPIYRADDDAARAAVLAEVGKLHAALKDAGVRVKVDDRQGMSPGWKFNEWEQKGVPLRLELGPKDLEAGAALLADRLSGEKRPVKLANLAQTLPDELERFQAALFERARDFRDAHIREVHTLEEFREGVEEGFVYATHCGDADSERWLQEHTKATARCVPFDGPSAEGSTCVHTGKPSGYPRKVIFGKAY, encoded by the coding sequence ATGACGAAGACGAAGCAGCGCGGGCTCACCCCGCAACACGAAGACTTTAGCGCCTGGTACAACGAAGTGGTCTACAAAGCGGACCTCGCCGACCTCAGCCCGGTGCGTGGTTCGATCATCGTCAAACCCTACGGGTACGCCATCTGGGAGAACATCCAGCGTCACCTCGACGCGATGTTCAAGGCCACGGGGCACGAAAACCTCTACTTCCCGCTGCTGATTCCCACGAGCTTTTTCGAGCGCGAAGCGGACCACGTCGAGGGGTTTTCGCCGGAGCTGGCGGTGGTGACGCACGCGGGGGGCAAAGCGCTCGAGGAGCCCCTAGCGATTCGCCCGACGAGCGAGACCATCATCGGCGAGGCCTATAGCAAATGGATCCAGTCCTACCGCGACCTGCCGCTGCTATACAACCAGTGGTGCAACGTGCTGCGCTGGGAGCTGCGCACCCGGCCCTTTTTGCGCACCACCGAATTCTTGTGGCAAGAGGGTCACACCGCGCACGCTACGGCCGAAGAGGCGATGGCGGAGACCCGGCAGATGCTCGAGATCTACGCCGAGTTCGCCGAGCGCTACGGAGCGCTGCCCGTCTTTAGGGGCGAAAAGACCCCCGGCGAGCGCTTCGCGGGCGCCCAGAACACCTACACCATCGAGGCTATGATGCGCGACGGCAAGGCGCTCCAGGCCGGTACGAGCCACTACATGGGCGACAACTTCGCGCGCGCCTTTAACATCACCTTTAACGACGTCAACAACCAGCAGGCGTTTGTGCACACGACCTCGTGGGGGCTCTCGTGGCGCTTTATCGGGGCGCTCATCATGACCCACGGCGACGACAAGGGGCTTATCCTGCCGCCCCCCCTGGCGCCCCATCAGGTCGTCGTCGTGCCCATCTACCGCGCCGACGACGACGCGGCGCGCGCGGCGGTGCTCGCCGAGGTAGGCAAGCTGCACGCCGCTCTAAAAGACGCGGGCGTGCGGGTCAAGGTCGACGACCGCCAGGGGATGAGCCCGGGGTGGAAGTTTAACGAGTGGGAGCAAAAGGGGGTGCCGCTGCGCCTCGAGCTCGGCCCCAAAGACCTAGAGGCGGGCGCCGCGCTGCTCGCCGACCGGCTCTCCGGCGAAAAGCGCCCCGTCAAGCTCGCCAACTTGGCGCAGACCCTGCCCGACGAGCTCGAGCGCTTTCAAGCGGCCCTCTTCGAGCGCGCCCGTGACTTTCGCGACGCGCACATCCGCGAGGTGCACACCCTCGAGGAGTTTAGGGAGGGGGTCGAGGAGGGCTTCGTCTACGCCACGCACTGCGGCGACGCCGACTCCGAGCGCTGGCTCCAGGAGCACACCAAAGCGACCGCGCGCTGCGTCCCCTTCGACGGTCCGAGCGCCGAAGGGAGCACGTGCGTCCACACCGGCAAGCCGAGCGGCTACCCGCGCAAGGTGATCTTCGGCAAAGCCTACTGA
- the ribH gene encoding 6,7-dimethyl-8-ribityllumazine synthase, with amino-acid sequence MKTLQGGMHAEGLRFALVASRFNDFITRRLLEGAEEALVRHGARPDDLTAVWVPGAVEIPVVARTLAASGRYDAVVTLGAVIRGATGHYDVVCSMVASGVASAALETGVPVIFGVLTVDTIEQAIERAGTKAGNKGAEAALGAIEMASLMKQLAAEG; translated from the coding sequence GTGAAAACGCTACAGGGTGGGATGCACGCCGAGGGGCTGAGGTTCGCCCTCGTGGCGAGCCGCTTCAACGACTTCATCACGCGCCGGCTCCTCGAGGGGGCCGAGGAGGCGCTCGTGCGCCACGGCGCCCGCCCCGACGACCTGACGGCGGTGTGGGTGCCGGGCGCGGTGGAGATCCCGGTGGTCGCTAGAACCCTCGCCGCGAGCGGCCGCTACGACGCCGTCGTGACCCTGGGCGCGGTGATCCGCGGCGCGACGGGGCACTACGACGTGGTCTGCAGCATGGTGGCGAGCGGCGTGGCGAGCGCGGCGCTCGAGACGGGCGTACCGGTGATCTTCGGGGTGTTGACGGTCGACACCATCGAGCAGGCGATCGAGCGGGCGGGGACGAAAGCGGGCAACAAGGGCGCCGAGGCGGCCCTGGGGGCGATCGAGATGGCGTCGTTGATGAAGCAGCTCGCTGCGGAGGGCTGA
- a CDS encoding SDR family NAD(P)-dependent oxidoreductase, which yields MTPYRSLFDLSDRRALVIGAGSGIGAAVAQGLSAFGAFVTCADLDLGAAERVRVGLEGPGEATRLDLTDSAQVAAVIGALPKLDILICTPAINVRKRLLELSEAEFERVVNLNLKGSFFALQAAGRRMAEAGGGSIVLFSSIRAQVVEPGQGVYAATKAGALQLVRALAAELGPYGVRANAIAPGVVETPLTAPIKAHPEWYRAYADKGALGRWATPDEMVGAAVFLASRAASYVTGTLLVVDGGWTAVDGRFTPPL from the coding sequence ATGACCCCCTACCGAAGCCTTTTCGACCTCTCAGATAGGCGCGCGTTGGTCATCGGCGCGGGCTCGGGTATCGGTGCCGCCGTGGCGCAAGGGCTCTCGGCGTTCGGCGCCTTTGTCACCTGCGCCGACCTCGACCTCGGGGCCGCCGAGCGGGTGCGGGTTGGCCTCGAAGGCCCCGGTGAAGCGACGCGCCTCGACCTCACCGATAGCGCGCAGGTCGCCGCGGTTATAGGGGCGCTCCCCAAACTCGATATCCTCATCTGCACCCCCGCTATCAACGTGCGCAAACGGCTTTTGGAGCTCTCCGAGGCTGAGTTCGAGCGGGTTGTCAACCTTAACCTCAAGGGAAGTTTTTTTGCACTGCAGGCCGCCGGACGGCGGATGGCGGAGGCGGGGGGCGGGAGCATCGTGCTCTTTTCAAGTATCCGCGCGCAGGTCGTCGAACCGGGGCAAGGGGTCTACGCCGCGACGAAAGCGGGGGCCTTGCAGCTGGTGCGGGCGCTCGCCGCCGAACTTGGCCCCTACGGGGTGCGCGCCAACGCTATCGCCCCGGGGGTGGTCGAGACACCGCTCACCGCCCCCATCAAAGCGCACCCCGAGTGGTACCGCGCCTACGCCGACAAGGGTGCGCTCGGGCGTTGGGCGACGCCGGACGAAATGGTCGGCGCGGCGGTCTTTCTCGCGAGCCGCGCCGCCTCCTACGTCACCGGCACCCTCCTCGTCGTCGATGGCGGCTGGACGGCGGTCGACGGGCGCTTTACACCGCCCCTATGA
- a CDS encoding M20 family metallopeptidase encodes MTPCEALAARAAAAVDPERAVALARALVQRRSVFEPERGCAEAEAARFLAATLRESGFSVTLEEVAPGRPNVIADWSGSRFDPKRHKTLLFGGHTDVVTEGDAAAWKHPPFAGVLEGGRLYGRGACDMKAGVAAAVVAAEAVRAAAPELGGRLRLGFVVDEEGLMLGVKHFIRRGWARGVAGAIICEPEENELCLWQKGALRVEVRARGVMAHGAMPYAGVNPVPPLVRFLGAVGELEHDEQRRLGAHPFLGLPYLTPTILRAPERGEAQLNVLPETALCALDIRTVPGQDHRALLGRLGALAEQVQGDAALSLTLLEDRPWTQTPADDPLVRALEAAYVHVFGTPPRYGGVPGATDGTFLHAWAGVPVVTVGPGGRTVPHQRDEYVAVDDLVQAARLYAAAAVYFLA; translated from the coding sequence ATGACCCCGTGTGAAGCGCTCGCCGCGCGCGCGGCGGCGGCGGTCGATCCGGAGCGGGCGGTCGCCCTCGCCCGGGCGCTGGTGCAGCGCCGCAGCGTCTTCGAACCGGAGCGGGGCTGCGCGGAGGCCGAAGCCGCGCGCTTTCTCGCCGCGACCTTGCGCGAGAGCGGCTTCTCGGTCACGCTCGAAGAGGTGGCGCCGGGGCGCCCCAACGTGATCGCCGACTGGAGCGGGTCGCGCTTCGACCCCAAACGCCACAAGACGCTGCTGTTTGGGGGGCACACCGACGTCGTCACCGAGGGCGACGCGGCGGCCTGGAAGCACCCCCCCTTCGCGGGGGTGCTCGAGGGGGGGCGCCTCTACGGCCGCGGCGCGTGCGACATGAAAGCGGGCGTCGCGGCGGCGGTCGTCGCGGCCGAGGCGGTGCGCGCAGCCGCGCCCGAGCTCGGCGGCCGCTTGCGCCTCGGCTTCGTGGTCGACGAAGAGGGGCTCATGCTCGGCGTCAAGCACTTTATCCGCCGGGGGTGGGCACGCGGGGTCGCTGGCGCGATCATCTGCGAACCCGAGGAGAACGAGCTGTGCCTGTGGCAAAAGGGGGCGCTGCGCGTCGAGGTGCGCGCGCGCGGCGTGATGGCGCACGGCGCGATGCCCTACGCGGGGGTGAATCCGGTGCCGCCGCTCGTGCGGTTTTTGGGGGCAGTGGGGGAGCTCGAGCACGACGAGCAGAGGCGTTTGGGCGCTCACCCCTTCCTGGGGCTCCCCTACCTCACCCCGACTATCTTGCGCGCGCCGGAGCGGGGCGAAGCGCAGCTCAACGTCCTGCCCGAAACCGCCCTCTGCGCCCTTGACATCCGCACGGTACCGGGGCAGGACCACCGCGCGCTCCTCGGGCGCCTCGGGGCGCTCGCCGAGCAGGTGCAGGGGGACGCGGCGCTCTCCTTGACGCTGCTCGAAGACCGCCCCTGGACGCAGACGCCCGCAGACGACCCCTTGGTACGGGCGCTAGAGGCCGCCTACGTCCACGTGTTCGGCACCCCGCCGCGCTACGGCGGCGTCCCCGGCGCTACCGACGGCACCTTTTTACACGCCTGGGCGGGCGTACCCGTCGTAACGGTCGGGCCGGGCGGGCGCACCGTGCCGCATCAGCGCGACGAATACGTGGCGGTCGATGACCTCGTGCAGGCAGCTAGGCTCTACGCGGCGGCCGCCGTCTACTTTCTCGCCTAA
- the galE gene encoding UDP-glucose 4-epimerase GalE produces MNVLVTGGAGYIGSVTVEALVNRGHRVVVLDNLVTGHRDAVHEAAAFVHGDIQDPEMVGFAVQEHGVEAVLHFAASSLVGESMEQPFKYFGNNSAGSLKLLETLVGHGVKRFVLSSTAALFGTPDALPIPADAPIRPESVYGESKYLIERMLAWLQRTQGLGYTTLRYFNAAGASGRFGEDHRPESHLIPIVLEVARGKRAYIPIFGDDYPTRDGTCVRDYIHVLDLAEAHVLAVEALEPGEAHAYNLGNGTGFSVREVVEVCREVTGHEIPERVLPRRAGDPAALVADSSLLTQELGWRPQHADLREIVASAWRWFQAHPEGYHA; encoded by the coding sequence ATGAACGTTCTCGTCACAGGCGGAGCAGGGTATATCGGCAGCGTCACGGTCGAAGCGCTTGTCAACCGGGGCCACCGGGTGGTGGTGCTCGACAACCTCGTCACCGGGCACCGCGACGCGGTTCACGAGGCGGCCGCGTTCGTCCACGGCGACATCCAAGACCCCGAGATGGTGGGTTTTGCGGTGCAGGAGCACGGCGTCGAGGCGGTCTTGCACTTCGCCGCCTCCTCGCTCGTCGGCGAGTCGATGGAGCAGCCGTTTAAGTACTTCGGCAACAACAGCGCGGGGTCGCTAAAGCTGCTCGAGACCCTCGTGGGGCACGGCGTCAAGAGGTTCGTGCTCTCCTCGACGGCGGCGCTTTTCGGTACCCCCGACGCGCTCCCCATCCCGGCGGACGCGCCTATCCGCCCCGAGAGCGTCTACGGCGAGTCGAAGTACCTTATCGAGCGGATGCTCGCGTGGCTGCAGCGGACCCAGGGGCTCGGGTACACCACGCTGCGCTACTTTAACGCCGCCGGGGCCTCGGGGCGCTTCGGCGAGGACCACCGCCCCGAGAGCCACCTCATCCCCATCGTGCTAGAGGTCGCGCGCGGCAAACGCGCCTACATCCCCATCTTTGGCGACGACTACCCGACCCGCGACGGCACCTGCGTGCGCGACTACATCCACGTGCTCGACCTCGCCGAGGCGCACGTGCTGGCGGTCGAGGCGCTGGAGCCGGGCGAGGCGCACGCGTACAACTTGGGTAACGGCACCGGCTTTAGCGTCCGCGAGGTGGTCGAGGTCTGCCGCGAGGTGACCGGTCACGAGATCCCGGAGCGGGTGCTGCCGCGCCGCGCGGGCGACCCGGCGGCGTTGGTAGCGGACTCGTCGCTGCTGACCCAAGAGCTCGGTTGGCGGCCGCAGCACGCCGACCTGCGCGAGATCGTCGCGTCGGCGTGGCGGTGGTTTCAGGCGCACCCAGAGGGCTATCACGCGTAG
- a CDS encoding HpcH/HpaI aldolase family protein, with protein MDTPLRRLWTEGRCARAAWVTLNHPLVAESLARLGFDALCLDLQHGLLTESDLLGMLQAVSQTGASALVRVPSHDPALIGRALDLGAAGVIVPLVNTPAEAAAVVAACRYPPAGRRSYGPVRASLLYGSDYAARANDAVSVFVMIETEQGLANLEAICDTPGLTGVFIGPIDLSYALGLPPQPDNPHPAHVAAVTRILEACRRRGLVAGSFSDDPSFGRALVEKGAQLVVVATDARCLTEAASARLRAFDAPSRTSHT; from the coding sequence ATGGACACCCCCCTCCGCCGCCTCTGGACCGAGGGCCGCTGCGCCCGCGCCGCCTGGGTCACCCTCAACCACCCCCTCGTCGCCGAGAGCCTCGCTCGCCTCGGCTTCGACGCCCTCTGCCTCGATCTGCAGCACGGCCTTCTCACCGAGAGCGACCTCCTGGGGATGCTGCAGGCCGTCTCGCAGACCGGTGCGAGCGCCCTCGTCCGCGTCCCGTCGCACGACCCGGCCCTCATCGGCAGAGCCCTCGACTTGGGCGCCGCGGGGGTCATCGTGCCGCTCGTCAACACCCCGGCGGAGGCGGCGGCGGTCGTCGCGGCCTGCCGCTACCCCCCTGCGGGGCGGCGCTCGTACGGCCCGGTGCGCGCGTCCCTACTCTACGGGAGCGACTACGCGGCTCGCGCGAACGACGCGGTGAGCGTCTTCGTGATGATCGAGACCGAACAGGGGCTCGCTAACCTCGAGGCCATCTGCGACACGCCGGGGCTAACGGGCGTGTTTATCGGCCCCATCGACCTCTCCTACGCGCTGGGGCTCCCGCCACAACCCGACAACCCGCACCCGGCGCACGTCGCGGCGGTGACGCGCATCCTGGAGGCGTGCCGCCGCCGGGGGCTGGTCGCGGGCAGCTTCTCCGACGACCCGAGCTTCGGGCGCGCGCTCGTCGAAAAGGGCGCGCAGCTCGTCGTGGTCGCTACCGACGCGCGCTGCTTGACCGAGGCGGCGAGCGCGCGGCTGCGGGCGTTTGACGCGCCCTCACGCACCTCACACACGTAG